In a single window of the Botrytis cinerea B05.10 chromosome 12, complete sequence genome:
- the Bcgln4 gene encoding Bcgln4 yields the protein MADAITEGTAKLQLDEETGEMVSKAELKKRLAKRAKKAAQAKAKSAAPPKEAAATKPKKPEETKAAEPSNVFAQGFLSEVYKERPVKPVFTRFPPEPNGYLHIGHAKAIAVNFGFAKYHGGQCYLRFDDTNPEAEEEKYFTAIKEMVSWLGFTPYKITHSSDNFDKLYEKAEELINLGGAYVCHCGDAEIKAQRGGEARGPRFRCEHANQSIEENLRKFRAMRDGEYKPREAFLRMKQNIEDGNPQMWDLAAYRVLDAKHHLTGDKWKIYPTYDFTHCLCDSFENITHSLCTTEFILSRVSYEWLNSTLKVYEPMQREYGRLSITGTVLSKRKLKKLVDDNYVRGWDDPRLYTLIGIKRRGVPPGAILEFINELGVTTAPTNIQLSRFDQTVRKYLELTVPRLMLVLDPVPVVIEDAEELELDIPFSPKVPAMGSHKVKLTRTVYIERSDFREVDSKDYFRLAPGKSVGLLHVPYPVKAVSFSKDGDKVTEIRAVYDKESKKPKTYIHWVADGSKNVEVRIFNSLFKSEKPDDAEGGFLNDINPDSEEVWPNAVIESGFDEVRKRAPWPEAAGESELGKGGPESVRFQAMRVAYMAMDSDSTDDKIILNRIVSLKEDAGK from the exons ATGGCGGACGCAATTACCGAAGGAACGGCCAAGCTCCAGCTTGATGAGGAGACAGGTGAGATGGTCTCGAAGGCCGAactgaagaagagattggCAAAACGTGCGAAGAAAGCAGcacaagcaaaagcaaaatcaGCAGCACCACCTAAAGAAGCTGCTGCAACTAAACCTAAGAAGCCAGAAGAGACCAAAGCAGCAGAGCCATCAAATGTATTCGCCCAAGGATTTCTCTCAGAAGTGTACAAGGAGCGTCCTGTCAAACCAGTCTTTACCCGATTTCCACCTGAACCCAATGGATACTTGCATATCGGTCATGCAAAAGCTATTGCTGTCAATTTCGGATTTGCTAAGTATCATGGCGGTCAGTGTTATCTGAGATTTGATGACACCAATCCCgaagcagaggaagagaaatatttTACAGCGATAAAAGAAATGGTTTCGTGGTTGGGCTTCACACCTTACAAGATTACACATTCCAGCGATAATTTCGATAAACTTTATGAGAAGGCAGAGGAGCTTATCAACTTAGGGGGGGCTTATGTTTGCCACTGTGGTG ATGCTGAAATCAAAGCTCAGAGAGGAGGTGAAGCACGGGGTCCGAGATTTAGATGCGAGCATGCGAACCAATCGATCGaagaaaatttgagaaagTTTAGAGCCATGCGAGATGGCGAATACAAACCTAGGGAGGCATTCTTGCGCATGAAGCAGAacattgaagatggaaaccCTCAAATGTGGGATTTGGCAGCATATCGAGTCTTGGATGCTAAACATCATCTAACGGGAGATAAATGGAAGATTTATCCAACATACGACTTCACTCATTGTCTTTGCGATAGTTTTGAGAACATCACACACTCGCTTTGCACGACCGAGTTCATTCTATCAAGAGTATCGTACGAATGGTTGAATAGTACACTGAAAGTATACGAGCCCATGCAGAGAGAATATGGTCGCCTAAGCATTACGGGTACTGTCCTTTCTAAGCGAAAGCTCAAGAAACTTGTGGACGACAACTATGTTAGAGGATGGGATGATCCAAGACTATATACATTGATTGGAATCAAAAGACGTGGTGTACCTCCTGGAGCAATCCTTGAGTTCATCAACGAACTAGGAGTGACGACTGCTCCTACCAACATTCAACTTTCTCGTTTTGATCAAACTGTTCGTAAGTACTTGGAGCTCACAGTTCCCAGACTTATGTTAGTTCTGGATCCTGTACCTGTCGTCATCGAGGATGCCGAAGAGCTTGAACTTGACATTCCATTCTCACCTAAAGTACCGGCAATGGGCAGCCACAAGGTCAAGTTGACTAGAACTGTTTACATTGAGAGAAGTGATTTCAGAGAAGTTGATAGCAAAGATTACTTCCGTCTCGCCCCTGGAAAATCTGTCGGTCTACTACACGTTCCATACCCAGTCAAGGCAGTCTCATTCTCTAAGGATGGAGATAAGGTCACAGAGATTCGTGCCGTCTACGATAAGGAGAGCAAGAAGCCCAAAACTTACATTCATTGGGTTGCAGATGGTTCAAAAAATGTCGAAGTTAGAATTTTCAACAGTCTCTTCAAGAGTGAAAAGCCAGACGATGCTGAAGGTGGTTTCTTAAATGACATCAACCCTGATAGCGAAGAAGTTTGGCCCAATGCTGTTATCGAGTCTGGATTTGACGAGGTACGAAAACGAGCTCCATGGCCAGAAGCTGCTGGAGAATCGGAGCTCGGCAAGGGAGGTCCTGAATCTGTCAGATTCCAGGCCATGCGTGTAGCATACATG GCAATGGATTCGGACTCAACGGATGATAAGATTATATTGAATCGCATTGTTAGTTTGAAGGAGGATGCTGGAAAGTAG